TCTTGCTCTACATCAACCACGGCAAGCCTCTGACTTTTCTCCACACCATCATCCACATCTTTGACACTCTCCACTTTCTTAGAACCCCTTGTCCTCTTCGTACACCATTTAGTCTCTCTTTCAACATCAACTAAAGCAAGATTCTCAGTTTCCTCCGCATCATCATCCCCATCTTTAACACTCTCCACTTTCCTACTCCGTGTACCCCGTTTTGTCTCTCTTTCAACATCAACTACAGTAAAATTCTCAGTTTCCATCACGCTATCAACCATATTTTTCACACTCTCCTCTTTCTTAGAACCCCTAGTCCTCCTCGGATTCGCTTTCCTCCCTTTCTCAACTTCAATTACAGTTAAATTCTCATTTTCGGCACTCTTAGAACTCCTCGTTGTTCTTTTGGAACCCACACCCACATTCTCAATTCCACCATTTCCAAACCCTAATTGGGGGCAATTTTCATATAAAACCCCTAATTCCTTACGCCTAGGGTTTCGCCGGGTATTTTTACACTTCATCTCAGCTTCTTCAACTGAATCAACTTTCATTGCTTCAATTTTGACTTCGATGGAGGTTAATTCGCCGATTTTTATTTTATCACCGTCGGTAAGTTTAGCGGGGCGAGATGGATCGACAGCTAAAGTGTTAAGAAATGTACCGTTGGAGGAACCGAGATCCTCGATCACCCATGAACCGGATTGGAAGTGGATACGGAGGTGTTTGGAGGAGATTCCAGGGTCTTTGATAGGGAGTGTGTTGCCGCGTACGACCCGGCCGATTTGGATCTTGTATCCGGGTTTATAGTCCAGTTTTTGCCTAGAAAGAGGACCCTTTTCCATTATTAGGTGGAGCAGTGGTCCTTCTGGTTGTTCCATTTTTCTTTGCTACGGAGGGTAGAGGGAAGAGGAGAGGCTTTGGTAG
The DNA window shown above is from Nicotiana tomentosiformis chromosome 8, ASM39032v3, whole genome shotgun sequence and carries:
- the LOC104099556 gene encoding FHA domain-containing protein At4g14490-like, with amino-acid sequence MEQPEGPLLHLIMEKGPLSRQKLDYKPGYKIQIGRVVRGNTLPIKDPGISSKHLRIHFQSGSWVIEDLGSSNGTFLNTLAVDPSRPAKLTDGDKIKIGELTSIEVKIEAMKVDSVEEAEMKCKNTRRNPRRKELGVLYENCPQLGFGNGGIENVGVGSKRTTRSSKSAENENLTVIEVEKGRKANPRRTRGSKKEESVKNMVDSVMETENFTVVDVERETKRGTRSRKVESVKDGDDDAEETENLALVDVERETKWCTKRTRGSKKVESVKDVDDGVEKSQRLAVVDVEQESKRCTRRTRGSRKVESVKNVDDGVEETKSLAVVDAKQERKPSPRRTRGSRKVVSVKNVDDAVEEAKNSVAIDVGKEKIVYVRRTKSSRKEKDAENIQENAGENMELKQLEKGKGSAARRECLEEEGVMERLERNQKDREEAVENNAGEGVERNVIDEVVVKLGRESCEVSVSNAGVSMSEVQEEKEVDLEKMTLGEWFDYLEVHLPKQIIDATEEMILDMKQKAEKFQEFMLQHKNAKDCDGIPEG